The Stutzerimonas stutzeri DNA window ACATCCTGGCGCGACGCCTCGCTTCGGAAATCGCCTTGTCCAGCGTGCTCGAAAAAGCACTGCTGCTGCAACGTACCCTGCTGACTGGACGCAAAGAACCGAACGTTGCAGCCAACGAACTGGCGCAAAAAGCAGTTTCACACGAAAGCGACCTACTCGACCGCGAAATCCATAACCTGAAAACCGAGCTGGAGCTGCGCCGCGAGCTGGCGAGCAATTCGCCCACTGCCATCATCCAGCGTCACAGCGCACGCTCTGCGGGCTCGCGAGGCATCTATCAAGGTGATCCGGCCCGCGACCGGCTCGATCAGTTGCAGCGCCCACCAAGCAGCGGGAGCACTCCATGAGCATGGCGTGGCGGCGCCACTGGCTACGTCGCGCAGGTTTGACGCTGCTGTGGGTCCTTCTGCTACTGGTCGCGACAATCACTGCCAATGTCGTCGGCATCCACTTAGCCGGCGGCATCGAGGGTTGGCAGCAATGGCTGGATGATCATAGCGGCCATTTCCTGGCCTGGCGGCTACTGCTCTATGCCGGCACTACTTGGGGCTGGTGCTGGATGCGGCGCCGTGTACTGGCACGCGAGGCGGAAGCCGGCACTCACCGGCGCCTGCGGACGGCCGAAATCGCTGCCGTCATCGCAGTAGCGGCACTGGAGATCAGCCAGTTCGTACAAGGCGGATAACCGGAGGCTGCAATGACCCTCTACACCACCGATTACCTTGAGTATTACTTGACGCTTGTCTCCTGGATCGTCCACAACGGCATTTGGGCAGTTCTCGTCGCCAGCGGCGTATTCGCCATACCCTTTTTGGCCATCATCATTCAGGAATGGCTCAAGGCCCGCGCGGAAGGTGCCGACGAAGGAAACAAAGGCGCGTTGTCGGCCGTGCGTATCGAGAACCGCATCTATGTGTCCATCGTGGTTATCCTGTTCGCGGGCATGCCGTTTATCGACGTGGATTTCAACACGCTCCAGTTCGATCGCACCCGCTCAGCTCAATGCCAGGTGAGTGTCCCAGCCCCTGCTGAGACAGGCTGGTCACAGTCCTTCAGTACCCTCAACAACCAATCAGCCAAAGTGCCGGTGTGGTGGGCCTTCATGCACACCGTCTCGCGGGCGCTCACCGGCGCTGCGGTGGCGGCGATCCCCTGCGGCACCGATCTGCGGCAGATGCGCATGGAGGTCGACGCCACCCGCATCGATGATCCAGTCCTCGCCCAAGAGGTGAGCGATTTCACTCACGACTGCTATGGACCTGCACGCGCCAAGCTCTTCATGAATCGCCCGACCCTGGACGAGGAGCAGATGTACGACGTGACCTGGATCGGTTCGCGCTTCTTCCTCAACACTGCGGGTTACTACGACATCTACCGGGCAATGACGCCACGCGAGGGCTGGGCCTACGACAGTGCCCGCGATGCTGGGTTGACTGAGGTGCCCAGCGGCGCGGGTTATCCAACCTGCAGTCAATGGTGGTCCAGCAGCGCGAACGGACTGCGTGCGCGCCTGCTCGGCCAGGTCGACCCCAGCTTGCTGACGCGGATCGGCGGCTGGGCCGGTTTCCTGTCACAGGATCAAGTCAACGATTCGGTGATTCGCGCCATCGCGTCGCCCCGGCAGCAGAAGCTCAACCAGGGGGCGGTCTACAGCGACTACGGCGGCCAGATCGAAATGACCATCCCCAATGTCGCCACCCGTGCCGTCGGTGACGCCGGGCTGACTATCGGCTCCATTGGATTCTTCCCCGCGATAGATGCGATGCGGCAGGCGCTGCCGATGGTTCTGGCACTGCTAAAGATGGCACTGGTGATCTGCATCCCGTTGGTGCTGGTTATCGGCACCTACGATCTCAAAACCGTAGTCACGATCAGCATCGTGCAGTTCGCGTTGTTTTTCGTCGATTTCTGGTTCCAGCTCGCGCGCTGGGTCGACTCGACGATCCTCGACGCGCTCTATGGCTGGGGCTGGGGCTGGAACCGACCGCACGCAAACTTCGATCCGCTGATCGGCTTGAATAATACCTTCGGCGATATGGTCGTCAGCTTCGTGATGGCGACGATGTTTATTACGCTGCCTGCATTTTGGGTTGCTGCCTTATCCTGGGTCGGCGTTCGCATCGGCGGCCTGCTCCAAGGGCTCTCGGATGGCACACGACCGGTAAGTCAAGCAGGAGGCAAAGCGCCCGGAATGCTCTCAGGTAAACTCAGGTAGGCGGTGATCCCGACAGCTAAGGATGATGTTAGTCATCGTCATGCTGCGCGTCTGCATAACGCGAATCGGGAGCGTCGTTGTAAAGAGCCGGGTGGTAGCCAGGATTGATCTTATGTTCAGCTTGCTCACCGACCGCCCACTCTTCTGACGCATCATCATCGGAGTCGCGGACCATCCATGCCGCAACCACTGCAAACAGAAGCACCAGAACCATCCAGAATGCGACGTATAGCAGCACACCGAGCACCGCCAACTTGGTAATCCAGAGCAAGGCGATAGCTCCACCTGCAGTTAAACCATGCGCTACAAGCCAACCATTCATCTTCCGCTCCTGACGCAGGCATCCACGCCACATCCGGCCGAGTATTTGGCCAAGGCGCTCCGCGAATGAATGCTGTGCAGAAGGTTTCATGGTGGGTTACCTCTTGGTCGTTCTGTTGTGTCCCTCTCAACATCGGTTCAGCCGTGCTCGTGGCTCGCGTGGTTATTCAGGCGCAACGGGCATCGCTGCCCGCGATGCCCGTCAGACACCGTGGCGCGACCAAAACTCCGCAGGCGTTACGATGGGATACCGATTTGCCAGCGCAAGCAAGTCCTTGTCGCCGGTAATCAGATAATCGGCCTGCGCCGCCATCAGCGTGAGCAATACGAGCTGGTCAGCCGGGTCACGCAGGTCTGCCGCATGTTCGCCCTCCGGCTCGACGATATCGACCAGGAACATGAGGCTGTCGACCAGATCGCGGATCTCCACGGGGGTCATGCCGATTCGGGGCAAGCGCGGCAACACACGGGCCAGCTCGTCCAGGATGTAGTGCGAAAGCGCGACATCCAGACCGCCTTGGCGCCAGGCCGCCACAATGCGCCCCGGCACGCTGCCCGGATACGCCAAGCCCGACACCAGCACGTTGGTATCGAGCACGACGCGCAGCCCTGCCATCAGCCCCGCTTCCGCTCAGCCGCAACCGCAGCCTCGATCTCGGCCAGACCGTCCTCGACCGATACGCTGGCGTAGGCCTCGCCGATCCGGCCGCTCAACGCATCGAAGCGCTCCTGCATGCGTCGAATGCGGGCGAACAGCTCGGCGTCTACAAGGGCCGCAACCGGTTTGCCGTCCTTCTTGATGACGATGCTGTCGTTGCGGTATTGCACCTGGTTGAGCATCTCGCCCAGGTTCTGCCGGAAGCTCACGGCGCTGACTTCGGTAATCATCATCCACCTCGGACCATATCGGTCAATATGATTGATATGATCATTATGGTATAGGTTCGGCATGGTGTCCATCCGGCTGGCCTGTGTGGGTCACCACGGTAGAGGGGGAACAGCCTGCCTTCTCTAAACAATCCGGTTTGGATCATCACCGCATTGTCTGGTGCCAGCAAAGGAGCAACTGCCCGCACCAAAAGTCTGGAAAAGGGCAAGAGACTAGAAGTCACGAGGAAAGGCCCTGCCTGAACTGAGCAAAGCGCACGGCCAAACGTGCTCCTTCTAGGGGCGCCCTCAAAGAGCAATCACCCACACCGCATAGACGCTCGCGGATGGCCGTTCGCGCCTGCTATATCAAAGGATTCCAGCAAGGGCGCAAGGGAATGGGACTCAAGGGAAACGGGCTTACCCGGAAAGGGAAAAGGCCCTCGCCTGCCTCAACTCCAGGTGCCATCGATGCTCTCGCTATTCCAACGAAAACGCCCAACAGCAGCCTCTCTCCCCTCCACCGGAGGCAAGGAAAAAGGACTGATGCGGCCCGAGTCGGTCGCCTCCCTGCTGTCCACAACGCGCCGGCAGAAACTGCTGGAACACATCTGGCAACGCACCTCGCTCTCGCGCAAGCATTTCGCCTCACTCTACTTGGCTCCGCTGCAACGCTATGCCGAGCTGGTCCAGCAGTTTCCTGCGTCGGAAGCGCATCATCATGCGTATCCAGGGGGGATGCTGGACCACGGCCTGGAAATCGTCGCGTATGCGCTCAAACTGCGGCAGTCGTACCTGCTACCCAGTGGCACCACACCCGAGGACCAGGTCGTGCAGGCAGAAGCCTGGACCGCCGCCATAGCCTACGCCGCGCTGCTGCATGACATCGGCAAGATCGCTGTCGATCTGCACGTCGAACATGCCGACGGCAGCATTTGGCACCCCTGGTACGGCCCGCTGGCACGCCCCTACCGATTCCGCTACCGGCAGGATCGCGAATACCGCTTACACAACGCGGCCACGGGCTTGCTGTATCGCCAGGTGCTCGATGGCGAGATTCTCGACTGGCTCAGCACCTTCCCGCCACTCTGGTCCGCACTGCTGTACGTTCTGGCCGGCCAGTACGAACACGCCGGCGTCCTCGGTGAGCTGGTCATTCAGGCCGACCGTGCTTCGGTTGCCCAGGCCCTGGGCGGCGATCCTGCACGGGCTATGGCGGCCCCGAAGCAAGCGCTGCAGCGCAAGCTGCTCAATGGCCTGCGCTACCTGCTGAAGGAGGAGCTGAAACTCAACCAACCCCAGGCGTCGGACGGCTGGCTGACGCAGGATTCTCTGTGGTTGGTCAGCAAGACTGTTTCGGACAAGTTGCGCGCGCACTTGCTGGCACAGGGCATCGAAGGTATCCCTGCGAACAACACTGCCGTGTTCAACGTGCTGCAGGATCACGGCATGCTCCAGCCCACCACTGACGGCAAGGCAATCTGGCGAGCAACGGTCACGAGCGACGCAGGCTGGTCGCACACGTTCACACTGCTGCGATTGGCGCCGGCTCTGATCTGGGAGGGAGATGGTCGGCCGGAGCCGTTCACTGGCACTGTCGTGATTGAGGTAGAGCGCAACGATGCGACCACAGAATCATTCATCGATAGCGGTGAAACCTCACCCGTGGCGACCGCCGCACGTGCGGCCTCTGCTGCACCCGCTGCCGATAGCGTCGACGCCCTGCTGG harbors:
- a CDS encoding conjugal transfer protein TraG N-terminal domain-containing protein; translation: MTLYTTDYLEYYLTLVSWIVHNGIWAVLVASGVFAIPFLAIIIQEWLKARAEGADEGNKGALSAVRIENRIYVSIVVILFAGMPFIDVDFNTLQFDRTRSAQCQVSVPAPAETGWSQSFSTLNNQSAKVPVWWAFMHTVSRALTGAAVAAIPCGTDLRQMRMEVDATRIDDPVLAQEVSDFTHDCYGPARAKLFMNRPTLDEEQMYDVTWIGSRFFLNTAGYYDIYRAMTPREGWAYDSARDAGLTEVPSGAGYPTCSQWWSSSANGLRARLLGQVDPSLLTRIGGWAGFLSQDQVNDSVIRAIASPRQQKLNQGAVYSDYGGQIEMTIPNVATRAVGDAGLTIGSIGFFPAIDAMRQALPMVLALLKMALVICIPLVLVIGTYDLKTVVTISIVQFALFFVDFWFQLARWVDSTILDALYGWGWGWNRPHANFDPLIGLNNTFGDMVVSFVMATMFITLPAFWVAALSWVGVRIGGLLQGLSDGTRPVSQAGGKAPGMLSGKLR
- a CDS encoding DUF3742 family protein — translated: MKPSAQHSFAERLGQILGRMWRGCLRQERKMNGWLVAHGLTAGGAIALLWITKLAVLGVLLYVAFWMVLVLLFAVVAAWMVRDSDDDASEEWAVGEQAEHKINPGYHPALYNDAPDSRYADAQHDDD
- a CDS encoding putative toxin-antitoxin system toxin component, PIN family, which gives rise to MAGLRVVLDTNVLVSGLAYPGSVPGRIVAAWRQGGLDVALSHYILDELARVLPRLPRIGMTPVEIRDLVDSLMFLVDIVEPEGEHAADLRDPADQLVLLTLMAAQADYLITGDKDLLALANRYPIVTPAEFWSRHGV
- a CDS encoding type II toxin-antitoxin system Phd/YefM family antitoxin, whose product is MMITEVSAVSFRQNLGEMLNQVQYRNDSIVIKKDGKPVAALVDAELFARIRRMQERFDALSGRIGEAYASVSVEDGLAEIEAAVAAERKRG